In a single window of the Bacteroidota bacterium genome:
- a CDS encoding CotH kinase family protein: MKFYFTNIVKSFFVCLLFTACSPEKPKYSVFQGDLFDDTHLHEIHINFASDNFWDTLVLNKKLKDSLEVNTYHKGNVVIDGTELKDVGLRFKGESSYDFTKGEKKSFKLNLNCFTKKQNYQGIARFNLNNNYKDPTLMREKLTLEYMLEAGLPAPKSAYTKVFINGEYWGVYLLVEDIGKAFLKRNFGNAKGNLYIGEPNGTLELKANKLDYQRNYRKKNNKKANEWSDLENFISLINKAIDDSTHLADLDSTFALDNCFKTWAINNLLVNVDAYNMLYPHNYYLYFDSSSAKVNWINYDYNYSYAAWNPKYTFNEVVNFPITYANSSYPLANLCLNKNSSLQKRYLKLLSDLSDICLKEEKLTAQIKRYQSLIKEAVYLDDKKEYSNEEFDQNCSTTFGDKNDPGAYIPGLVEFVKLRKTAVQQQLTRYKVLN; encoded by the coding sequence ATGAAATTTTATTTTACCAATATAGTTAAATCGTTCTTTGTTTGCTTGCTTTTTACTGCTTGTAGTCCTGAAAAACCTAAGTATAGTGTGTTTCAAGGCGACTTGTTTGACGATACACATTTACACGAAATTCATATAAATTTTGCATCCGATAATTTTTGGGATACGTTGGTGCTCAACAAAAAATTAAAAGATTCGCTCGAAGTAAATACGTATCATAAAGGGAATGTGGTAATAGATGGCACCGAATTGAAAGATGTAGGACTACGATTTAAAGGAGAGTCGTCGTACGACTTTACAAAAGGAGAAAAGAAATCGTTTAAACTGAATTTGAATTGCTTTACAAAAAAACAAAACTATCAAGGAATAGCTCGTTTTAACCTAAATAATAATTATAAAGACCCAACGCTAATGCGCGAAAAATTAACTTTAGAATATATGCTTGAAGCGGGCTTACCGGCTCCTAAAAGCGCGTATACTAAAGTATTTATTAACGGTGAATATTGGGGAGTTTATTTGTTGGTAGAAGATATAGGAAAAGCCTTTTTGAAACGAAATTTTGGCAATGCAAAAGGTAATTTATACATAGGTGAGCCCAATGGTACACTAGAGTTGAAAGCGAACAAACTTGATTATCAAAGAAATTACCGCAAAAAAAACAACAAGAAAGCCAATGAATGGAGCGACTTGGAAAATTTTATTTCGTTGATAAATAAAGCCATTGATGACAGCACTCATCTTGCTGATCTTGATAGCACTTTTGCTCTTGACAATTGCTTTAAAACCTGGGCAATAAATAATTTGCTTGTTAATGTTGATGCATACAATATGCTGTATCCACACAATTATTACCTGTACTTTGATTCAAGCAGTGCAAAAGTAAATTGGATTAACTACGATTACAATTACAGCTATGCTGCATGGAATCCAAAATATACGTTTAACGAAGTAGTAAATTTCCCAATTACCTATGCCAATAGTAGTTATCCGCTTGCCAATTTATGCTTGAATAAGAATAGTTCTTTACAAAAAAGATATTTAAAACTGCTTTCCGATTTATCTGACATTTGCTTGAAGGAAGAAAAATTAACTGCACAAATTAAACGGTATCAAAGCTTAATTAAAGAAGCAGTTTACTTAGATGATAAAAAAGAATACAGCAACGAAGAATTTGATCAAAATTGCAGCACAACCTTTGGCGACAAAAATGATCCGGGTGCATACATTCCGGGATTAGTAGAATTTGTGAAATTGAGAAAAACGGCGGTACAGCAGCAGCTTACCAGGTATAAAGTACTTAACTAA
- a CDS encoding glycosyltransferase family 2 protein, which produces MEKIEFLSEFFKNGLLIYTAALIFAYIGLAIFSIYETRTYLQRNSFVDYSIISESPLAPTISVIAPAYNEGATIIQNVHSLLSLHYKKCEVIIVNDGSTDDSLQLLRKAFELEKIDFKINPQLKTQPHKAIYKSTNPKYAKLIVVDKENGGKSDALNLGINIASHKLIACVDVDCILEKDSLVRMVKPFLEETESRVIAVGGVLRIANSCEVKDGEIVKVNLPESFVPRIQTVEYLRAFLLGRMAWSRLNGLLLISGAFGLFDKDTVIACGGYDITTVGEDMELVVKMRIYMHQQKEKYKMVYIPEPLCWTEIPESLKILGIQRNRWTRGTAETLTRHKQLFLNPKYKLLGLLSYPYWLVFEWAAPIIEFVGFLNFLILAFLGYVYWKFFWGLLFLVYSFSIVYSLYAIVVEELTYHQYKNKWDLGKILVAIFIEPIFFHPYLVLAAIRGNFDLIVGKKSWGEMKRKGFHATRT; this is translated from the coding sequence ATGGAAAAAATTGAATTCCTTTCCGAATTTTTTAAAAACGGATTACTTATTTATACGGCTGCTCTGATTTTTGCGTACATCGGTTTGGCTATTTTTTCGATTTACGAAACACGTACTTATTTGCAACGAAACAGTTTTGTAGATTATAGTATTATTTCTGAATCGCCTTTGGCTCCTACTATTTCAGTTATTGCTCCCGCATACAATGAAGGTGCAACCATTATTCAAAATGTACATTCCTTGCTTTCATTGCACTATAAAAAATGTGAGGTTATAATTGTGAACGATGGAAGTACGGATGATTCCTTGCAACTCTTGCGTAAAGCTTTTGAACTCGAAAAAATTGATTTTAAAATTAATCCTCAACTAAAGACTCAGCCTCACAAAGCCATTTACAAATCAACGAATCCAAAATATGCTAAGTTAATTGTTGTAGATAAAGAAAACGGAGGTAAATCGGATGCGCTTAATTTAGGAATTAACATTGCCAGCCATAAGCTTATTGCTTGTGTGGATGTAGATTGCATACTCGAAAAAGATTCACTTGTTCGAATGGTGAAACCCTTTTTGGAAGAAACCGAAAGTCGTGTTATTGCAGTGGGTGGAGTATTGCGTATTGCTAATTCGTGCGAAGTCAAGGATGGTGAAATTGTAAAAGTAAATTTACCCGAAAGCTTTGTTCCGCGCATTCAAACGGTTGAATATTTGCGTGCTTTTTTATTAGGGCGTATGGCTTGGAGTAGACTCAACGGTTTACTCTTAATTTCGGGAGCATTTGGTTTATTTGATAAGGATACTGTTATTGCCTGCGGTGGATATGACATTACAACTGTAGGAGAAGATATGGAGTTGGTAGTAAAAATGCGTATTTACATGCACCAACAAAAGGAAAAATACAAAATGGTTTACATTCCTGAACCGCTTTGCTGGACTGAAATTCCGGAGTCGCTTAAAATTTTAGGTATTCAACGCAACCGTTGGACACGAGGAACTGCCGAAACCTTAACCCGACACAAGCAATTGTTTTTAAATCCTAAGTACAAGCTGCTTGGCTTACTGAGTTATCCGTATTGGTTGGTTTTTGAATGGGCTGCTCCTATTATTGAGTTTGTTGGTTTCTTAAACTTTTTAATACTAGCATTTTTAGGATATGTGTATTGGAAATTTTTCTGGGGCTTATTGTTTTTGGTGTATTCCTTTTCAATTGTGTATTCGCTATATGCCATTGTGGTTGAAGAATTAACTTACCATCAATACAAAAACAAATGGGATTTAGGAAAAATATTGGTGGCCATATTTATTGAGCCCATCTTTTTTCATCCCTATTTAGTATTGGCAGCAATACGTGGTAACTTCGATTTAATTGTGGGTAAAAAAAGTTGGGGCGAAATGAAGCGTAAAGGATTTCACGCTACACGTACTTAA
- a CDS encoding NAD-dependent epimerase/dehydratase family protein, protein MKVLLTGADGFLGSNITRELLKQGYEVRAFHLPHQQTATLQDLPIERYEGNLLNIQDIEKALVGCDAIIHAAASTSVWPTRNATSWKINVEATKNCITAALSAKVKRFVYVGTANSFGFGTKANPGNEEGAYNCDQYKLDYMDSKKAAQQLVLKAVKEQQLPAVIVNPCFMFGPYDSIPGPGAMIVSICKNQIPGYTSGGRNYTAVKDVAQAIVNAIKQGRIGECYILGNANLSYREIFDLIAETTGSKHPKTHIPTLLAKTYGGINSLIGRISGRAPKVSYPLAQIACDTHYYSSDKAIRELGLQQSDLKQAIAESYGWLKTNGKLD, encoded by the coding sequence ATGAAAGTATTACTTACAGGTGCAGATGGGTTTTTAGGAAGCAATATAACTCGTGAATTATTAAAGCAAGGATATGAAGTGCGCGCATTTCATTTGCCTCATCAACAAACAGCAACCTTGCAAGATTTGCCAATAGAGCGCTATGAAGGCAATTTGCTGAACATACAGGATATTGAAAAAGCACTAGTCGGATGTGATGCCATTATTCATGCAGCAGCCAGCACAAGTGTATGGCCTACACGCAATGCAACTTCTTGGAAAATTAATGTAGAGGCTACTAAAAATTGCATAACAGCCGCACTTTCAGCTAAGGTGAAAAGGTTTGTATATGTGGGTACCGCCAATTCATTTGGATTTGGAACAAAGGCAAATCCAGGAAACGAAGAAGGTGCTTATAATTGCGATCAGTATAAGTTAGATTATATGGATTCGAAAAAAGCTGCACAACAACTTGTATTGAAAGCTGTAAAAGAGCAGCAATTGCCGGCTGTAATTGTAAATCCTTGTTTTATGTTTGGACCTTATGATTCAATTCCAGGCCCGGGTGCCATGATTGTTTCTATATGCAAAAATCAAATTCCGGGTTACACCAGTGGAGGTAGAAATTATACTGCCGTTAAAGATGTAGCACAGGCAATCGTAAATGCAATAAAACAAGGACGAATAGGGGAGTGTTACATATTAGGAAATGCGAATTTATCGTATCGTGAAATATTTGATTTAATTGCCGAAACAACCGGATCAAAACATCCCAAAACACATATTCCAACACTGTTAGCCAAAACTTATGGAGGAATTAATTCGCTGATAGGAAGAATAAGTGGAAGAGCGCCAAAGGTAAGTTACCCACTAGCACAAATAGCCTGCGATACGCATTATTACAGTTCAGATAAAGCAATTCGGGAATTGGGTTTGCAACAATCCGATTTAAAGCAAGCCATCGCTGAATCTTATGGCTGGTTGAAAACGAATGGTAAATTGGATTAA
- the yaiO gene encoding YaiO family outer membrane beta-barrel protein — protein sequence MKHPKRLYILLLLFPLFSVAQVSLNADSLYEQARINAFGNNHQLAHEQCDTILKNYPLYTEVKLLKARIYSWDKNYSEAQSLLEKILAESPDNMDAFKAITDNSLWNNQYEDAILFAEKGLRVNPNQIDLLLNKAKAQMQLKRYKDAEKTLATIAQLDPENSEAKSLAQELTRLKRQNQFALYNLHDRFSKIYTPRNLFSVEYKRITSVGPVLARVNWANRFGTNGLQYEVDFYPRLTKRLSGFLNYGFSADNTLFPKHKFGAELFYTFSKMFTASGGIRYMDFVSNDLLTYTASLNVYTGKYLFNGRVYITPTKQKTGESVFVFARRFFKDEYNYITLTLGQGVSPENSNNALNFDSYFF from the coding sequence ATGAAACACCCGAAAAGGCTATACATTTTACTGCTTTTATTTCCCTTATTTTCAGTTGCACAAGTGTCGCTAAATGCCGACTCCTTATACGAGCAGGCACGCATCAATGCATTCGGTAACAATCACCAATTGGCGCATGAACAGTGTGATACGATTCTTAAAAATTACCCTTTATATACAGAAGTAAAATTGCTTAAAGCCCGCATTTATTCATGGGACAAAAACTATAGCGAAGCACAAAGTTTACTTGAAAAGATTTTAGCTGAAAGTCCTGATAATATGGATGCTTTTAAAGCTATTACCGACAATTCACTTTGGAACAATCAATACGAAGATGCCATTTTATTTGCTGAAAAAGGCTTGCGGGTGAATCCCAATCAAATTGACCTTTTGTTGAATAAAGCAAAAGCGCAAATGCAACTCAAACGCTATAAAGATGCTGAGAAAACATTGGCTACGATTGCTCAACTCGATCCTGAAAACTCAGAGGCTAAATCGCTGGCACAGGAACTTACCCGTTTGAAACGGCAAAACCAATTTGCACTTTACAATTTACACGATCGCTTTAGTAAAATATATACCCCCCGCAATCTTTTCTCGGTCGAATACAAACGCATTACTTCGGTTGGTCCTGTGCTAGCCCGTGTTAATTGGGCAAATCGCTTTGGGACTAACGGTTTACAATACGAAGTCGATTTTTATCCTCGCTTAACAAAACGATTGTCAGGATTTTTAAATTATGGTTTTTCGGCCGACAATACTTTATTTCCGAAGCACAAATTTGGAGCTGAATTATTTTATACCTTTTCAAAAATGTTTACAGCTTCAGGGGGTATACGTTATATGGATTTTGTGTCGAACGACTTGTTAACTTACACAGCCTCTTTAAATGTATATACCGGTAAGTATTTATTTAATGGTAGAGTATATATTACACCCACTAAACAAAAAACAGGTGAATCGGTTTTTGTGTTTGCACGCCGCTTCTTTAAAGACGAATATAATTACATTACGCTAACACTTGGTCAGGGAGTATCGCCCGAAAATTCGAACAATGCTTTGAATTTTGATTCCTACTTTTTTTAA